One window of Campylobacter sp. RM12651 genomic DNA carries:
- a CDS encoding PAS domain-containing sensor histidine kinase, which produces MYRLNEYKNAIENTNIVSKTDINGIITFVNEEFCNLCGFSEDELLGQNHNIIRHPDTPKSAFKKLWDTILAGRVHKGVVKNKKKNGDFFYAQTTIIPIFDEDGTIFEFIAIRHDVTKLFTLNEELVATKQKLMQLNENLEQVVAQKTNSLKILNENLEKKIEDAIAINNAQQKIIFQQNRQVILGQMLENIAHQWRQPLNELSLAIYLLHNEKKDKHYKLCQKLIQNMSQTINDFRDFINPNTPLEKHNLIKVIKHSLYISYQALKKNNIKTTFDIRAKKCCLFCNFNELVQVLVNIINNAKDAFLEQELDDKILHFKVFKEKKNLILQISDNAGAIPSNIIEHIFDPYFTTKHKKQGVGLGLYICKQILNKINADIRCFNKGNCAYFELIFKGEEC; this is translated from the coding sequence ATGTATAGATTAAATGAATATAAAAATGCAATTGAAAATACAAATATAGTTTCAAAGACAGATATAAATGGGATTATTACCTTTGTAAATGAAGAATTTTGCAATCTTTGTGGCTTTAGTGAAGATGAGCTACTAGGACAAAATCACAATATTATCCGCCACCCTGATACGCCTAAGAGTGCTTTTAAAAAATTATGGGATACTATTTTAGCTGGGCGTGTTCATAAAGGAGTGGTTAAGAATAAAAAGAAAAATGGGGATTTTTTCTACGCACAAACAACGATAATTCCAATTTTTGATGAAGATGGAACAATATTTGAATTTATAGCTATTAGACACGATGTTACTAAACTTTTTACCTTAAATGAAGAGCTTGTTGCAACTAAACAAAAGCTAATGCAATTAAATGAGAATTTAGAACAAGTCGTAGCTCAAAAGACAAATTCTTTAAAAATACTCAATGAGAATTTAGAAAAGAAAATAGAAGACGCAATAGCAATCAATAATGCTCAACAAAAAATAATATTTCAACAAAATCGCCAAGTTATCTTAGGACAAATGTTAGAAAATATAGCTCATCAATGGAGACAACCTTTAAATGAATTATCTTTAGCTATTTATTTATTACATAACGAAAAAAAAGATAAACATTATAAATTATGTCAAAAATTAATCCAAAATATGAGCCAAACTATTAATGATTTTAGAGATTTTATTAATCCTAATACGCCTTTAGAAAAGCATAATTTAATTAAAGTAATTAAGCATAGTTTATACATAAGCTATCAAGCATTGAAAAAAAATAATATAAAAACTACATTTGATATTCGTGCTAAAAAATGCTGCTTGTTTTGTAATTTTAATGAATTAGTGCAAGTTCTTGTAAATATTATAAACAATGCTAAAGATGCTTTTTTAGAACAAGAGCTAGATGATAAAATACTACATTTTAAAGTATTTAAAGAAAAAAAGAATTTGATTTTGCAAATTAGCGATAATGCAGGGGCAATTCCTTCTAACATAATAGAGCATATATTTGACCCATATTTTACAACTAAACATAAAAAACAAGGCGTAGGACTTGGGCTTTACATTTGTAAGCAAATTTTAAATAAAATAAATGCAGATATAAGATGTTTTAACAAGGGCAATTGTGCATATTTTGAACTTATTTTTAAAGGAGAAGAATGTTAA
- a CDS encoding DUF507 family protein, translating to MRIRQPHIPYVSNKISIDLLNSKFVKLVNGLEPVKEVVSKIITALVLKEKSLDEKVNEILAEQESQMDLMQVDRKNMFWLLKKKLADEYKIQMNYEDRYNALSHAILDALVDEDLINFNVSENRVKNVIYSSMIEYLKTYEDIEDLVFDKINNYKRKIVPGSEEYDLIYEKLYEEELKKRKML from the coding sequence ATGCGTATTAGACAACCACATATTCCTTATGTTTCAAATAAAATTTCAATAGATTTATTAAACTCAAAATTTGTAAAATTAGTAAATGGTTTAGAGCCAGTTAAAGAAGTAGTTTCAAAAATTATTACAGCCTTAGTATTAAAAGAAAAATCACTTGATGAGAAGGTAAATGAGATTTTAGCAGAGCAAGAAAGCCAAATGGATTTAATGCAAGTTGATAGAAAAAATATGTTTTGGTTACTTAAGAAAAAACTAGCAGATGAATATAAAATCCAAATGAATTATGAAGATAGATATAATGCCTTATCTCACGCTATTTTGGACGCTTTGGTTGATGAAGATTTAATCAATTTTAATGTATCAGAAAATAGAGTAAAAAATGTGATTTATTCAAGTATGATTGAATACTTAAAAACTTACGAAGATATTGAAGACCTAGTATTTGATAAAATTAATAATTACAAAAGAAAAATCGTTCCTGGTAGCGAAGAATACGATTTAATTTACGAAAAGCTTTATGAAGAAGAGCTTAAAAAAAGGAAGATGTTATAA
- a CDS encoding sulfite exporter TauE/SafE family protein, translating to MLGLGLSLTHCFFMCGGIILLFNHKKSNFFDIFIYHFSRICAYILIGLIAYFLGYFLNSLNLQVFLYFILGAFCVVLGFALIVKGQLLAFIENQFIYKKIMVFLNNKKTSKYKGFIFGFLNGFFPCGLVYFFVAKSMIAKSINEAWLNMLIFGLSTLPAMLLGSIFINKIRKIKNIQYLFFALIIVYGFYLCFLALKLSR from the coding sequence GTGCTAGGACTAGGTCTTAGTCTTACTCATTGTTTTTTTATGTGTGGTGGGATAATTCTTTTATTCAACCACAAAAAGAGTAATTTTTTTGATATTTTTATATATCATTTTAGTAGAATTTGTGCTTATATTTTAATAGGTCTTATAGCTTATTTTTTAGGTTATTTTTTAAATTCTTTAAACTTACAAGTATTTTTATATTTTATCTTAGGTGCTTTTTGCGTTGTTTTAGGATTTGCTTTGATTGTTAAAGGACAACTACTAGCTTTTATAGAAAATCAATTCATATATAAAAAAATAATGGTATTTTTAAACAATAAAAAAACTTCAAAATATAAAGGCTTTATATTTGGCTTTTTAAATGGATTTTTTCCTTGCGGTTTAGTATATTTTTTCGTAGCAAAATCAATGATTGCAAAAAGCATTAATGAAGCTTGGCTTAATATGTTAATTTTTGGGCTTAGCACTCTTCCTGCTATGCTTTTAGGCTCTATATTTATAAATAAAATTAGAAAAATTAAAAATATTCAATATTTATTTTTTGCTTTAATTATTGTTTATGGATTTTATTTGTGCTTTTTAGCACTTAAATTAAGTAGGTAA
- a CDS encoding citrate synthase yields MEKAKLIYDGKEFEFDVLSGTRGAKSIDFSSLYSKTGAFSYDEGLTSTATCKSSITYIDGEAGELRHRGYSIEWLAENKTFLDVVHLLLHKELPSPERLEAFRYELKKRSFIHEGMHKLFDAFPDNAHPMAVMQAAVAALSTFYPDHLNMDKHEDYMEMAARIVAKIPTIAASAYRYKNGFPMAYPNLDRGFTENFLYMLRTYPYEHVNLRPIEVKALDTVLMLHADHEQNASTSVVRSVGSTHAHPYSCISSAIGALWGHAHGGANEGVIRMLETIGTPDRVDEFIKRAKDKNDPFRLMGFGHRVYKNFDPRAKVLKKLRDQLISEIGIDANFVKVATRIEEIALNDEYFVSRGLYPNVDFHSGLILKALGIPNEMFAVLFVVGRIPGWISQLIEQKESPLKIVRPRQIYIGD; encoded by the coding sequence ATGGAAAAAGCAAAATTAATTTACGATGGTAAAGAATTTGAATTTGATGTATTAAGTGGAACTAGAGGTGCAAAATCAATTGATTTTTCGTCTTTATATTCAAAAACAGGTGCATTTTCTTATGATGAAGGATTAACTAGCACTGCAACTTGTAAATCAAGTATTACTTATATTGATGGAGAAGCAGGAGAATTAAGGCATCGTGGTTATTCTATTGAATGGCTAGCAGAAAATAAAACTTTTTTAGATGTAGTGCATTTATTATTACATAAAGAATTACCAAGTCCTGAAAGATTAGAAGCGTTTAGATATGAGCTTAAAAAAAGAAGCTTTATTCACGAAGGTATGCATAAATTATTTGACGCTTTCCCTGACAATGCTCATCCTATGGCAGTTATGCAAGCAGCAGTTGCAGCACTTTCAACATTTTATCCTGACCATTTAAATATGGATAAGCACGAAGATTATATGGAAATGGCAGCCAGAATCGTAGCAAAAATACCAACAATAGCCGCTAGTGCGTATCGCTATAAAAATGGCTTTCCTATGGCATATCCTAATCTTGATCGTGGATTTACCGAAAACTTTTTATATATGCTAAGAACTTATCCATACGAGCATGTAAATCTAAGACCTATTGAGGTAAAAGCACTAGATACGGTTTTAATGCTTCATGCTGATCACGAACAAAATGCAAGCACAAGTGTAGTGCGTTCAGTCGGTAGCACTCACGCTCACCCATATAGCTGTATTAGTTCAGCAATTGGTGCATTGTGGGGACATGCACACGGGGGTGCTAATGAAGGTGTGATTAGAATGCTTGAGACAATTGGCACACCTGATAGAGTTGATGAGTTTATTAAAAGAGCAAAAGATAAGAATGATCCATTTAGACTAATGGGCTTTGGGCATAGAGTTTATAAAAACTTTGACCCTAGAGCAAAAGTTCTTAAAAAATTAAGAGACCAATTAATTAGCGAAATTGGAATTGATGCAAACTTTGTAAAAGTTGCAACTAGAATTGAAGAAATCGCATTAAATGATGAGTATTTTGTAAGCCGTGGATTATATCCGAATGTTGATTTTCATAGCGGCTTAATCTTAAAAGCTCTAGGAATTCCAAATGAAATGTTTGCGGTATTATTCGTAGTAGGTAGAATTCCTGGCTGGATTTCACAACTAATTGAGCAAAAAGAAAGCCCGTTAAAAATAGTTCGCCCAAGACAAATTTATATAGGCGATTAA
- a CDS encoding cation:proton antiporter, which translates to MELSSNDLNILLFISFVVFSSPYIAKLTSLPILAVEIILGSIAGAIGIITKTPAFTLASHIGFCYLMFIAGLEVSLKEFIKLNANELKKISLFYLILYALAISISLILKLSLVVAIIIPVMSIGLISILYKEYEITPKWLSFTMVLAALGEVISIVLITLLNSFSNSSSTMQVVTSVLSILFFLGVFVVIYYIFNAIFWWLPWLKEILMPDYDKAERNVRLSLALWMLAVALMLYFDFEIALGAFLAGMFISSFFGHKKDLEHKLSSLGHPFLIPIFFVYVGLSLDFSLVNKELILMSFAIILTMLVCRIISSFVFYKDFKISCILLAFTSCMPLTLLIAIATLGMKLNLIDNSFYLALVLSSLIEAVIFMWAIPKISLLIETHKQKSK; encoded by the coding sequence ATGGAACTTAGCTCAAATGATTTAAATATTTTATTATTTATATCTTTTGTTGTTTTTTCATCGCCTTATATAGCAAAGCTTACTAGCTTACCTATTTTAGCGGTTGAAATTATTTTAGGAAGTATTGCTGGTGCTATTGGAATAATCACAAAAACACCTGCTTTTACCCTAGCTTCTCATATTGGATTTTGCTATTTAATGTTTATAGCAGGGCTTGAAGTAAGCCTTAAAGAATTTATAAAATTAAATGCAAATGAGCTAAAAAAAATATCTTTATTTTATTTAATTCTTTACGCTTTAGCTATTAGTATTTCATTGATACTAAAACTTAGCTTAGTAGTTGCAATAATAATTCCTGTTATGAGTATAGGGCTTATTAGTATTTTATATAAAGAATACGAAATTACTCCAAAATGGCTTAGTTTTACTATGGTTTTAGCAGCACTTGGCGAAGTAATAAGCATTGTTTTAATAACTCTTTTAAATAGCTTTTCAAACTCAAGTAGCACAATGCAAGTTGTTACTTCTGTATTGTCAATACTATTCTTTTTAGGAGTTTTTGTTGTAATTTATTATATTTTTAATGCGATTTTTTGGTGGTTACCTTGGCTTAAAGAAATTTTAATGCCTGATTATGATAAGGCAGAGCGTAATGTAAGGCTTAGTCTTGCATTGTGGATGCTAGCAGTTGCTTTAATGCTTTATTTTGATTTTGAAATAGCTTTAGGAGCGTTTTTAGCTGGTATGTTTATATCTAGCTTTTTTGGGCATAAAAAGGATTTAGAGCATAAATTAAGCTCATTAGGACACCCATTTTTAATACCTATATTTTTCGTATATGTTGGGCTAAGCCTTGATTTTAGCTTGGTTAATAAAGAGCTTATATTAATGTCATTTGCTATTATTCTTACTATGTTAGTTTGTAGAATAATTAGTTCTTTTGTATTTTATAAAGACTTTAAAATATCTTGCATTTTATTAGCTTTTACATCTTGTATGCCGCTTACTTTATTAATCGCAATTGCAACTTTAGGAATGAAATTAAACTTAATTGATAATTCTTTTTATTTAGCTTTGGTTTTATCATCTTTAATTGAAGCTGTTATATTTATGTGGGCTATTCCTAAAATTTCGTTACTTATTGAAACACATAAGCAAAAATCTAAGTAA